The following are from one region of the Longimicrobiaceae bacterium genome:
- a CDS encoding acetyl-CoA C-acetyltransferase, giving the protein MGTQGKDVDVVFLSAARTGMGTFGGALKDFSATDLGVFAAKGALERSGVPAEEVGHVVFGNALQTSADAIYLARHVGLRSGLPLDTPALTINRLCGSGFQAIVTGAMEILLGEAEVALCGGTESMSQAPHVIRGARWGDQRLGPAGKFYEDLLWESLTDPFAGCSMAVTAENLADHYGITREEVDRFAHGSQQRAHQAWQEGRFEREIVPVALKSRKGETQFAADEHMRPETTLEALGKLKPYFKEGGTVTAGNASGIGDGAAAVMIASSTWADRNGVKPMGRLVSWGLAGVEPKHMGIGPVPASRAALKKAGMDVGQMDLVEVNEAFGSQYCAVEKELGLDRQRTNVSGGAIAVSHPLGASGARITVHLLHELRRQGKRFGLGTACIGGGQGIAVVVEAFPE; this is encoded by the coding sequence ATGGGTACTCAGGGCAAGGACGTAGACGTCGTATTCCTTTCCGCCGCGCGCACCGGGATGGGCACGTTCGGCGGCGCGCTCAAGGACTTCTCCGCCACCGACCTGGGGGTGTTCGCGGCCAAGGGCGCGCTGGAGCGCTCGGGCGTCCCCGCCGAGGAGGTGGGGCACGTGGTCTTCGGCAACGCGCTGCAGACCTCCGCGGACGCCATCTACCTGGCCCGCCACGTGGGGCTGCGGTCGGGGCTCCCGCTCGACACCCCGGCGCTGACCATCAACCGCCTCTGCGGCTCCGGCTTCCAGGCCATCGTCACGGGCGCGATGGAGATCCTGCTGGGCGAGGCCGAGGTGGCGCTCTGCGGCGGCACGGAGTCCATGAGCCAGGCCCCGCACGTGATCCGCGGCGCCCGCTGGGGCGACCAGCGGCTCGGGCCCGCGGGCAAGTTCTACGAGGACCTGCTCTGGGAGTCGCTCACCGACCCCTTCGCCGGCTGCTCGATGGCGGTGACGGCGGAGAACCTGGCCGACCACTACGGGATCACCCGCGAGGAGGTGGACCGGTTCGCGCACGGGTCGCAGCAGCGCGCCCACCAGGCGTGGCAGGAGGGCCGTTTCGAACGGGAGATCGTCCCCGTCGCGCTGAAGAGCCGCAAGGGCGAGACGCAGTTCGCGGCGGACGAGCACATGCGCCCCGAGACCACGCTGGAGGCGCTCGGCAAGCTGAAGCCGTACTTCAAGGAGGGCGGCACGGTGACCGCCGGGAACGCCTCCGGGATCGGCGACGGCGCCGCGGCGGTGATGATCGCCTCCTCCACCTGGGCGGACCGCAACGGGGTCAAGCCCATGGGCCGGCTGGTCTCGTGGGGCCTCGCGGGGGTCGAGCCCAAGCACATGGGGATCGGCCCCGTGCCGGCCTCGCGCGCGGCGCTGAAGAAGGCCGGGATGGACGTGGGGCAGATGGACCTGGTGGAGGTCAACGAGGCCTTCGGCTCGCAGTACTGCGCCGTGGAGAAGGAGCTGGGGCTGGACCGCCAGCGGACCAACGTCTCCGGCGGCGCCATCGCGGTGTCCCACCCGCTGGGCGCGTCGGGGGCCCGCATCACGGTGCACCTCCTGCACGAGCTGCGGCGGCAGGGGAAGCGCTTCGGCCTGGGGACCGCCTGCATCGGCGGCGGCCAGGGGATCGCGGTGGTGGTCGAGGCGTTCCCGGAGTGA
- a CDS encoding AAA family ATPase, producing the protein MIEDAVHAASLPAHSDEQAPRPSALLERLRQHRSLLQRIGLAATIAVVVGLVAWGISPPATAAAEVGYSELLRRMSAGEVAEVTVIPGREIRGEWSARGVPAAKLEGADFVVTYPLASIDALAERAEAAGVEVTLQAPSRKNPARDALTLLLQIGIVAAIGYFLFQHFRGHQGSDLGEAAKSSTTFDDVAGTQGAAEELQELVEFLKRPAAFAAVGARIPKGALLVGPPGTGKTLLARAVAGEADVPFFSISGSEVTGFIVGLGAHRLRSLFKKARKKGGVIFIDEIDALGGKRGRNQSHNEDDRTLNQLLVEMDGFTPSDGVVVIAATNRAEDLDPALRRPGRFDRTISVGLPTAEGREAILRLHAERRRIPLHPEVDLARLARLTPGSSGAELANLLNEAAILAAREREPRIRWAHLEAARDRFLLGKERVGFTALRAEWNTVAYHEAGHALAGVVCCPEDGLHKVTIQPRGQAMGVAFFSPDSDRHLYRRRYLEGQIVKGLAGRAAEEIVFGADAVTNGAGHDLVQANSIARKMVYQLGMGEETGLLIHDGQPGSLSGEAQARMDREVKTLLEARYRDALEVLHANRPALEALAQALLERETLDGPEAVRIMEEAGLARCWRAANPADGEHRVAGRLAEMTAKL; encoded by the coding sequence GTGATCGAAGACGCCGTGCACGCCGCCTCGCTCCCCGCCCACTCGGACGAGCAGGCCCCGCGCCCCTCCGCGCTCCTGGAGCGCCTCCGGCAGCACCGCTCGCTCCTGCAGCGGATCGGGCTCGCCGCCACGATCGCGGTGGTGGTGGGGCTGGTCGCGTGGGGAATCTCGCCTCCGGCTACCGCGGCGGCGGAGGTCGGCTACTCCGAGCTGCTGCGGCGCATGTCCGCGGGCGAGGTGGCGGAGGTCACGGTCATCCCGGGGCGGGAGATCCGCGGCGAGTGGTCCGCCCGGGGCGTCCCCGCGGCGAAGCTGGAGGGCGCCGACTTCGTGGTCACGTACCCGCTCGCCTCGATCGACGCACTCGCCGAGCGCGCCGAGGCGGCGGGGGTGGAGGTCACGCTGCAGGCCCCCTCGCGGAAGAACCCCGCCCGGGACGCCCTTACGCTCCTGCTGCAGATCGGGATCGTGGCGGCGATCGGCTACTTCCTGTTCCAGCACTTCCGCGGGCACCAGGGCTCCGACCTGGGCGAGGCGGCGAAGTCGTCCACCACCTTCGACGACGTGGCGGGCACGCAGGGCGCCGCCGAGGAGCTTCAGGAGCTGGTGGAGTTCCTGAAGCGGCCGGCGGCGTTCGCGGCCGTCGGCGCGCGGATCCCCAAGGGCGCGCTCCTGGTGGGCCCCCCGGGGACCGGGAAGACGCTCCTCGCCCGCGCCGTCGCCGGCGAGGCGGACGTCCCCTTCTTCTCCATCTCCGGATCGGAGGTGACCGGCTTCATCGTGGGGCTGGGCGCGCACCGGCTGCGCTCCCTCTTCAAGAAGGCGCGCAAGAAGGGCGGCGTGATCTTCATCGACGAGATCGACGCCCTGGGCGGGAAGCGCGGCCGCAACCAGTCGCACAACGAGGACGACCGCACCCTCAACCAGCTCCTGGTGGAGATGGACGGCTTCACCCCCTCCGACGGGGTGGTGGTGATCGCCGCGACGAACCGCGCCGAGGACCTGGACCCGGCGCTGCGGCGCCCCGGCCGCTTCGACCGCACCATCAGCGTGGGGCTCCCCACCGCGGAGGGGCGCGAGGCGATCCTCCGGCTCCACGCCGAGCGGCGCCGCATCCCCCTGCACCCCGAGGTGGATCTGGCGCGGCTCGCCCGGCTCACCCCCGGCTCCAGCGGCGCCGAGCTGGCGAACCTGCTCAACGAGGCCGCCATCCTGGCCGCCCGCGAGCGCGAGCCGCGGATCCGCTGGGCGCACCTGGAGGCGGCGCGCGACCGCTTCCTCCTGGGGAAGGAGCGGGTGGGCTTCACCGCGCTCCGGGCGGAGTGGAACACCGTGGCGTACCACGAGGCCGGGCACGCGCTGGCCGGCGTGGTCTGCTGCCCGGAGGACGGGCTGCACAAGGTGACCATCCAGCCGCGCGGGCAGGCCATGGGGGTGGCCTTCTTCTCCCCGGACTCGGACCGGCACCTGTACCGCCGCCGCTACCTGGAGGGACAGATCGTCAAGGGGCTGGCCGGGCGCGCGGCCGAGGAGATCGTCTTCGGCGCCGACGCGGTCACCAACGGCGCCGGGCACGACCTGGTGCAGGCGAACTCCATCGCCCGCAAGATGGTGTACCAGCTCGGAATGGGCGAGGAGACCGGGCTCCTGATCCACGACGGCCAGCCGGGCTCCCTGAGCGGCGAGGCGCAGGCCCGGATGGACCGCGAGGTGAAGACGCTCCTGGAGGCGCGCTACCGCGACGCCCTGGAGGTGCTGCACGCCAACCGCCCCGCACTGGAGGCGCTGGCCCAGGCGCTCCTGGAACGGGAGACGCTGGACGGGCCGGAGGCGGTGCGGATCATGGAGGAGGCCGGGCTGGCGCGCTGCTGGCGCGCCGCCAACCCGGCCGACGGCGAGCACCGCGTGGCGGGACGGCTCGCGGAGATGACCGCGAAGCTGTAG
- a CDS encoding quinone-dependent dihydroorotate dehydrogenase translates to MLYDLLRPLLFTLPAETAHGLAAGAMDAALGTRPARDAARAALAVEDPALAVTRWGIRFPNPVGLAAGFDKSGAHFNALGALGFGFVEIGTVTALAQPGNPRPRLFRLPADGALLNRLGFNNPGAEAVSRRLARTPIEPVLGINLGKSKATPLEDATGDYLRSLELLERFARYLVVNVSSPNTPGLRQLQDAGPLRELLRTLRTHAAERAHA, encoded by the coding sequence ATGCTCTACGACCTGCTCCGCCCCCTGCTCTTCACCCTCCCCGCGGAGACCGCACACGGTCTGGCTGCGGGGGCCATGGACGCGGCGCTCGGCACCCGCCCGGCGCGGGATGCGGCGCGCGCGGCGCTCGCGGTGGAGGATCCCGCGCTTGCGGTAACGCGCTGGGGGATCCGCTTCCCCAACCCGGTGGGGCTCGCGGCGGGGTTCGACAAGTCCGGCGCCCACTTCAACGCGCTGGGTGCGCTCGGCTTCGGGTTCGTGGAGATCGGCACGGTCACGGCGCTGGCACAGCCCGGCAACCCCCGGCCCCGCCTCTTCCGCCTCCCCGCCGACGGCGCCCTCCTCAACCGCCTGGGCTTCAACAACCCCGGGGCGGAGGCGGTGTCGCGGCGGCTCGCCCGCACCCCCATAGAGCCCGTCCTCGGCATCAACCTGGGGAAGAGCAAGGCCACCCCGCTGGAAGATGCCACCGGCGACTACCTGCGCAGCCTGGAGCTCCTGGAGCGCTTCGCCCGCTACCTGGTCGTCAACGTCAGCTCGCCCAACACGCCGGGGCTGCGCCAGCTGCAGGATGCCGGGCCGCTGCGAGAGCTGCTGCGCACCCTGCGCACGCACGCTGCCGAGCGGGCCCACGC